A window of Pueribacillus theae contains these coding sequences:
- a CDS encoding ABC transporter substrate-binding protein, which yields MMALIAGCGTQSDKESSQKEEPKETTATNENPFPVTFKDDAGREVTIESEPESIVSIQPSNTEILFALGLGDKIIGVSDFCNYPAETKDIEKVGGQDIDAEKVLTLLPDVAFVTDYHYNNHPDILEQFEEAGIKVVVTGSASSFDDAYSTIEMLANATGTPDEAEKVITGMKERLEAIKEKAKSIKDKKRVWVEVSPAPDIFTTGKNTFLNEMLESIQAINVAADQEGWVKMNEEEIVKLNPDVIITTYGYYVDEPEQEVYKREGWAEVPAVKNKQVFDVDNDTVTRPGPRLIEGVERLAELIYPETFKK from the coding sequence ATGATGGCTCTTATTGCCGGATGCGGCACCCAGTCTGATAAAGAGAGCAGTCAGAAGGAAGAACCAAAGGAAACGACAGCAACAAATGAGAATCCATTTCCAGTCACGTTCAAGGATGATGCCGGCCGTGAGGTGACGATTGAAAGCGAGCCTGAATCGATTGTATCGATTCAACCGAGCAATACTGAAATTTTGTTTGCGCTTGGATTGGGCGATAAAATTATCGGAGTATCTGACTTTTGCAACTACCCTGCGGAGACGAAAGATATTGAAAAGGTTGGGGGGCAAGATATAGATGCTGAGAAGGTTCTCACGTTACTGCCAGACGTTGCCTTTGTAACAGACTATCACTATAATAATCACCCGGATATATTGGAACAGTTTGAAGAAGCGGGAATTAAAGTGGTTGTAACGGGAAGCGCCTCATCCTTTGATGATGCTTACAGTACAATCGAAATGTTGGCGAATGCAACAGGGACGCCGGATGAAGCAGAAAAAGTGATTACAGGTATGAAAGAGCGTCTTGAAGCGATCAAAGAAAAAGCAAAATCGATTAAAGATAAAAAGAGAGTATGGGTAGAAGTTTCCCCAGCTCCAGATATTTTTACGACGGGAAAAAATACATTTTTGAACGAAATGCTTGAGTCGATTCAAGCGATTAATGTTGCGGCAGATCAAGAAGGCTGGGTGAAGATGAACGAAGAAGAAATCGTTAAGTTAAATCCCGATGTCATTATTACAACGTATGGGTATTATGTTGACGAGCCAGAACAAGAAGTTTATAAACGCGAAGGCTGGGCAGAAGTTCCGGCGGTAAAAAACAAACAAGTTTTTGATGTGGATAATGACACTGTCACAAGGCCCGGGCCCCGTTTAATTGAAGGGGTTGAAAGACTTGCAGAACTTATCTACCCGGAAACGTTCAAAAAGTAA
- a CDS encoding FecCD family ABC transporter permease, with translation MQNLSTRKRSKSKIAWLYVLGGALVVSAVLLGLLVSSVSFPVSTILHIVLEKTFGLGFLDPIAKNEELIIWNIRLPRVLLALCVGASLAIAGAAFQGLLRNPLADPYTIGVSSGAALGAVVVLFFQITIIGLGKFTLPVVAIISGLITLVIVFGLVRLSNKSLAIETIILAGIIVGAFISAITSLLISLGDRDAMTQIIYWLYGSVAMRGWSHVQLIFPFMLVGAFILLFHYRELNALALGEEAAEHIGVNVKRGKVWILIGASLLTGAAVAVSGSIGFVGLVIPHLVRLVTGPNHHHVLPLSMLTGGAFLILADLLARTVIAPQELPIGVVTAIIGAPVFAFLLIRERIGRGVHHD, from the coding sequence TTGCAGAACTTATCTACCCGGAAACGTTCAAAAAGTAAAATCGCTTGGCTGTATGTGCTGGGGGGAGCGCTTGTAGTTAGCGCAGTTCTTCTTGGTTTACTCGTAAGCAGTGTGAGTTTTCCTGTTAGCACGATTTTACATATCGTGTTAGAAAAAACGTTTGGGCTTGGCTTTCTTGACCCCATCGCCAAAAATGAAGAACTTATTATTTGGAATATCCGTTTGCCAAGAGTATTGCTTGCGCTTTGTGTTGGCGCCTCATTAGCCATAGCAGGCGCGGCATTTCAAGGGCTTTTACGCAATCCCCTAGCCGACCCGTACACAATCGGTGTATCATCTGGCGCTGCTTTAGGTGCAGTCGTCGTGCTATTCTTTCAAATAACGATTATCGGTTTGGGAAAATTCACCCTTCCAGTTGTGGCAATCATTAGTGGGTTAATCACGCTGGTAATTGTGTTTGGGCTTGTTCGTTTGAGTAACAAAAGCTTGGCGATTGAAACGATTATTTTGGCAGGCATTATCGTGGGCGCTTTTATCAGTGCCATCACTTCTTTGTTAATTTCGTTAGGCGACCGGGATGCCATGACACAAATCATCTATTGGTTATATGGAAGTGTCGCAATGAGAGGGTGGAGCCATGTGCAATTAATTTTTCCCTTTATGCTCGTGGGCGCGTTCATCCTTCTTTTCCATTATCGTGAATTGAATGCTCTGGCTTTAGGTGAGGAGGCCGCTGAACATATCGGCGTCAATGTGAAAAGGGGCAAAGTATGGATTTTAATCGGAGCTTCTCTACTAACAGGGGCTGCGGTGGCTGTCTCAGGCTCGATTGGATTTGTCGGTCTTGTGATTCCGCACCTCGTTCGTCTTGTGACAGGTCCGAATCATCATCACGTTCTTCCGCTGTCCATGTTAACCGGCGGTGCTTTCCTTATTTTGGCCGATTTATTGGCACGAACCGTTATTGCCCCGCAAGAATTGCCGATTGGGGTAGTGACAGCCATTATCGGCGCTCCCGTGTTTGCTTTCCTATTAATAAGAGAAAGAATTGGAAGAGGGGTTCATCATGATTAA
- a CDS encoding ABC transporter ATP-binding protein, with amino-acid sequence MIKIENLAGGYSKTPIIHDLNLEIKKGEFFVLLGPNGSGKSTLFKLITGRLPIQNGKVTIDGKEISALSKLEKARKIAVLQQEMQVTFDYTVEDIISLGRYPHQKGMLKRLSTYDREIIDRMMEITNVEQFRYMQFRTISGGEKQRVLLAKALAQEPEILLLDEPTNHLDIKHTFNMLNLLKEWQKTKGLTIFAILHDLNVASLYANRIGLLYNGTFLDVGDVDLLRNEEQLKKVYEVQISTQTHPTINKPQIFMTPTYLTREAVKNSK; translated from the coding sequence ATGATTAAAATTGAAAATCTAGCAGGCGGATATTCAAAGACCCCGATTATTCATGATCTGAATTTGGAAATTAAAAAAGGGGAGTTTTTTGTTTTACTAGGGCCAAATGGAAGCGGCAAATCAACGCTTTTCAAACTTATTACAGGCCGGTTGCCAATCCAAAATGGAAAAGTAACAATTGATGGAAAAGAAATTTCAGCTTTATCTAAGCTCGAAAAAGCAAGAAAAATTGCCGTTCTTCAACAGGAAATGCAAGTGACATTTGATTATACAGTGGAAGATATTATTAGCCTTGGCCGCTATCCTCATCAAAAAGGAATGTTAAAAAGGCTTTCAACCTATGATCGTGAAATTATTGATCGCATGATGGAAATTACGAATGTTGAACAGTTTCGGTATATGCAATTTCGAACGATTAGCGGCGGTGAAAAACAGCGGGTGCTACTGGCAAAAGCATTGGCGCAAGAACCGGAAATTTTATTATTAGATGAACCGACAAATCATTTGGATATCAAACATACGTTCAACATGTTAAATCTATTAAAAGAATGGCAGAAAACAAAAGGGTTAACGATTTTTGCGATTTTGCACGATTTAAATGTTGCGTCCCTCTATGCAAATCGAATAGGACTGCTTTATAACGGGACATTTTTGGACGTAGGGGATGTTGACCTCTTAAGAAACGAAGAACAATTAAAAAAGGTTTACGAAGTGCAAATCAGCACGCAAACCCATCCGACAATTAATAAGCCGCAAATTTTTATGACACCAACTTATTTAACTCGTGAAGCTGTAAAAAACTCGAAATAA
- a CDS encoding cobyrinate a,c-diamide synthase, translating to MDERRIVVAGTGSGVGKTTVTIGLMSALKKKGLTVQGFKCGPDYIDPSYHTAVTGRISRNIDSWMFHEDTVLDIFAYGSKEADISVIEGVMGFFDGKDPRTNKGSTAEISVLTKSPVLLIVNCASMARSAAAIVKGFQTLSDEPAIVGVIANQVGSEGHYKIVKTAIEQECGIPVIGYLKREQNIEVPERQLGLIPSIERGDLDPFFDRLGELILETVDIDKLLELSKVEPLHVNNSSSLFEKKKDPFVRIAVAKDMAFQSYYQENLEILASYGAELVYFSPLADEALPNAIDGIYIGGSLPEEFVSKLEENQIVKTSLKEAIENGVPTLAEGGGFMYLTNTIETTEKKTYGMVGIIPGNIKVESTLKAIGYREVEGQRHNFLLHENEMARGHEFHYTTFHSEQDFPYAYETKGMRGTKKEGFLKNNLVAGYTQFHFASNPKMAENWIQKCLEYKGGCHE from the coding sequence TTGGATGAACGAAGAATTGTCGTTGCCGGTACAGGAAGCGGTGTCGGAAAAACAACGGTAACCATTGGGCTGATGTCAGCATTAAAGAAAAAAGGGCTAACTGTTCAAGGGTTTAAATGCGGGCCAGATTACATTGACCCATCGTATCATACAGCAGTAACCGGAAGAATTTCGCGCAACATAGACAGTTGGATGTTTCATGAGGATACAGTGCTTGATATTTTTGCTTATGGAAGTAAAGAAGCGGATATTTCGGTCATTGAAGGCGTGATGGGGTTTTTTGACGGGAAAGATCCGAGAACAAACAAAGGGAGCACAGCTGAGATTAGTGTATTAACGAAAAGTCCAGTGCTCCTTATTGTGAATTGCGCAAGTATGGCGCGAAGCGCAGCAGCGATTGTCAAAGGGTTTCAAACCCTCTCAGATGAGCCCGCGATCGTGGGGGTGATTGCCAATCAAGTGGGAAGCGAAGGACATTATAAGATCGTAAAGACAGCAATCGAACAAGAATGTGGCATTCCTGTGATTGGCTATTTGAAGCGCGAACAGAACATTGAAGTGCCGGAAAGACAACTTGGGCTCATCCCTTCCATTGAACGAGGAGATCTTGATCCTTTCTTCGATCGTTTAGGGGAGCTTATTCTTGAAACGGTTGATATTGACAAATTACTTGAATTATCGAAAGTGGAGCCTTTGCATGTGAATAACAGCTCCTCGCTATTTGAAAAAAAGAAAGATCCCTTTGTTAGAATTGCGGTTGCAAAAGACATGGCATTCCAGTCGTATTATCAAGAAAATTTAGAAATTCTGGCGTCTTACGGTGCGGAGCTTGTTTATTTTTCACCGTTAGCGGATGAAGCATTACCGAATGCAATCGATGGGATTTACATAGGGGGAAGCTTGCCAGAGGAATTTGTAAGCAAGCTTGAGGAAAATCAAATCGTGAAAACCTCCCTAAAAGAAGCGATTGAAAATGGCGTGCCGACGTTAGCTGAAGGCGGTGGGTTTATGTATTTAACGAACACGATTGAAACGACCGAAAAGAAAACGTATGGCATGGTCGGAATCATTCCAGGGAACATCAAAGTCGAATCAACTTTAAAGGCGATTGGGTATAGGGAGGTCGAAGGCCAGCGCCATAACTTTTTGCTTCACGAAAACGAAATGGCCAGAGGGCATGAATTCCATTATACAACATTTCATTCTGAACAAGATTTCCCGTATGCTTATGAAACAAAGGGGATGCGCGGAACAAAGAAGGAAGGCTTCTTAAAAAACAATCTCGTTGCAGGCTATACCCAGTTCCACTTTGCCTCAAACCCTAAAATGGCAGAAAATTGGATTCAAAAATGCCTTGAATACAAGGGTGGTTGCCATGAATAA
- the cobO gene encoding cob(I)yrinic acid a,c-diamide adenosyltransferase encodes MNKTKQNQRGLTLVYTGDGKGKTTAALGIALRSTGKEMKVKIFQFIKSPQRSYGEQRAFKKLGVEMIQLGVGFTWTKTPEEHREALKKGWPLAKEAVMSGEYDVIILDELNNALSIDRFPIDDVLPLDEVIDLIQNRPSHVHLVITGRNAKQEVKDAADLVSVIMPEKHYYDEGITAVKGLEF; translated from the coding sequence ATGAATAAAACGAAACAAAACCAAAGGGGGTTAACACTCGTTTATACAGGCGATGGCAAAGGAAAAACGACCGCTGCTCTAGGGATTGCATTGCGCAGCACAGGAAAAGAGATGAAAGTGAAAATTTTTCAATTCATTAAATCTCCACAACGCAGCTATGGCGAACAGCGGGCATTCAAAAAATTGGGTGTTGAAATGATCCAGCTTGGCGTGGGATTTACTTGGACGAAGACACCTGAAGAACACCGGGAGGCGTTAAAAAAAGGATGGCCACTGGCAAAAGAAGCCGTCATGAGCGGGGAATATGATGTTATCATTTTAGATGAATTAAACAATGCCCTTTCTATTGATCGATTTCCGATCGATGATGTGTTGCCGCTTGATGAAGTGATTGATTTGATTCAAAATAGACCGTCCCATGTTCATTTGGTCATCACTGGAAGGAATGCAAAACAGGAAGTAAAAGACGCAGCCGATCTTGTTTCCGTTATTATGCCTGAAAAGCATTATTATGATGAAGGAATCACAGCTGTCAAAGGTTTGGAATTTTAA
- a CDS encoding sugar transferase → MANRVEEPGIFTSQKILVKDDPGYLLAKRLMDIIGALLGLIVFSWVFIIVAIGIKLESPCQPILFKQVRVGKDGKEFTMYKFRSMVPDAEKKLESLLERNEATGPLFKIKHDPRITKTGKFIRKTSIDELPQIWNVLKGDMSLVGPRPSLPSEVREYSEYDKQRLLVKPGCTGLWQTSNRAHFDFEKVVALDLLYIQHRSILTDIKIILKTFLLLFGSKGSY, encoded by the coding sequence TTGGCAAACCGAGTTGAGGAACCCGGCATCTTCACCTCCCAGAAAATTCTTGTAAAGGATGATCCGGGTTATTTATTGGCCAAAAGGTTAATGGATATCATTGGGGCCTTATTGGGTCTTATCGTTTTTTCATGGGTCTTCATCATTGTGGCAATTGGAATAAAATTGGAAAGCCCTTGCCAACCGATTCTGTTTAAGCAAGTGCGTGTCGGAAAGGATGGCAAGGAATTTACGATGTACAAATTTCGCTCCATGGTGCCTGATGCGGAGAAGAAATTAGAAAGTCTCCTTGAAAGGAATGAAGCAACTGGACCTTTGTTTAAAATAAAACATGATCCAAGAATTACAAAAACAGGGAAATTCATTCGAAAAACAAGCATTGACGAACTTCCCCAAATTTGGAATGTATTAAAAGGCGACATGAGCCTTGTCGGTCCTAGGCCTTCGCTTCCGAGCGAGGTGCGGGAATATAGCGAGTACGATAAACAGCGATTATTAGTTAAGCCGGGTTGCACAGGATTATGGCAAACGAGCAACAGAGCGCATTTTGATTTCGAGAAGGTAGTAGCGTTGGATTTGTTGTACATCCAGCACCGTTCCATTCTCACAGATATTAAGATTATTTTAAAGACCTTCTTGCTGTTATTTGGTTCGAAAGGCTCTTACTAG